A stretch of [Clostridium] scindens DNA encodes these proteins:
- a CDS encoding response regulator transcription factor yields MEIKKKMLAADDEPGIIHLLKDYFEMQDYQVIEAENGMEVLEKISQNPDIILLDVNMPGLDGFEVCERIRAHVSCPILFLTAKIEEADRIKGLMLGGDDYILKPFSIEELGARVEAHLRREERIKRKKPVKICGALAIRYEERCVYIGEDLLGLTKTEYGILELLSLNPGQVFSKEQLYEKVRGYEGDADAGIITEHIRRIRAKISRYTDKAYIETVWGVGYRWIG; encoded by the coding sequence ATGGAAATAAAGAAAAAGATGCTGGCAGCGGATGATGAGCCGGGAATCATCCATCTGTTAAAGGATTATTTTGAAATGCAGGACTACCAGGTGATAGAGGCCGAAAATGGGATGGAAGTACTGGAGAAGATATCCCAGAACCCGGATATTATTCTTCTGGATGTGAATATGCCAGGATTGGATGGATTTGAAGTATGCGAGAGAATCCGCGCGCATGTCTCCTGCCCCATCCTTTTTTTGACGGCAAAGATAGAAGAGGCTGACAGGATCAAGGGCCTGATGCTGGGAGGCGATGACTATATATTGAAACCCTTCAGTATCGAAGAACTGGGAGCAAGAGTGGAAGCCCATCTGCGAAGGGAAGAACGAATTAAGCGCAAAAAGCCGGTGAAGATCTGTGGAGCGCTGGCAATACGCTATGAAGAACGCTGCGTATATATCGGGGAAGATTTGCTTGGGCTTACCAAGACAGAATATGGAATCCTGGAACTTCTGTCTCTCAATCCAGGACAGGTATTCAGCAAAGAGCAGCTCTATGAAAAAGTCCGGGGGTATGAAGGGGATGCAGATGCAGGCATCATAACAGAGCATATCCGAAGAATCAGGGCAAAGATCAGCCGTTACACAGATAAGGCATATATTGAGACGGTATGGGGAGTGGGATATCGATGGATTGGATAA
- a CDS encoding HAMP domain-containing sensor histidine kinase: MDWINEKFEKLFSWVRNLTFRRAMIAYILLTSVIVWALSFVTMRLCWQWENSLWKQYDSINDLGNVIVENGLMWMNSMWRQQVDGRLIVLDMIRVWCPFFYFLTGIIVAICLFYRRRLRTPLGILEDSAAAIRGNDLDFRIAYDSRDEMGRLCQSFEEMRQELVCNKENMWKLVDRQKELNAAFAHDLRTPLTVLKGYTDFLARYIPEGKVSQEKMQDTLELMSDHIKRLERYSYTMKEVRGIDEVPLRAEDMALEGIQSKIGEVVFALNQIGDIWIDYARSDTECEIYADDSLIVEVLENLLSNAIRYARTKIQVMDDYDAASSELILAVRDDGPGFAKEQMRKALRPYYKEYEDDAKDEHFGIGLHICRQLCRKHGGTLDIANSVEGGAIATASFSCKKESRES, from the coding sequence ATGGATTGGATAAATGAGAAATTTGAAAAACTGTTTTCCTGGGTGAGGAATCTTACTTTCCGCAGGGCAATGATCGCTTATATCCTATTGACATCCGTTATCGTATGGGCATTATCTTTTGTTACAATGCGTCTGTGCTGGCAGTGGGAGAACAGTCTGTGGAAACAATATGACAGTATCAATGACTTAGGCAATGTCATAGTTGAAAATGGCTTGATGTGGATGAATTCGATGTGGAGGCAGCAGGTAGATGGCAGGCTGATCGTATTGGATATGATCCGGGTGTGGTGTCCGTTCTTCTATTTCCTGACAGGAATCATTGTGGCGATCTGCCTTTTTTACCGAAGGCGGCTTCGGACGCCGCTTGGAATTCTGGAAGACTCCGCGGCTGCCATCAGAGGAAATGATCTGGACTTTCGGATCGCCTATGACAGCAGGGATGAGATGGGCAGGCTGTGCCAGTCATTTGAAGAGATGCGCCAGGAACTGGTATGCAATAAGGAAAACATGTGGAAACTGGTGGATCGGCAGAAAGAGTTGAATGCGGCGTTTGCCCATGATCTTCGAACGCCGCTAACGGTATTAAAAGGATATACGGATTTTTTGGCCAGATATATCCCGGAGGGCAAGGTAAGCCAGGAAAAGATGCAGGATACCCTGGAATTGATGTCGGATCATATTAAGAGGCTGGAACGCTACAGCTATACCATGAAAGAAGTCAGAGGAATCGACGAGGTACCGCTGCGGGCTGAGGATATGGCACTTGAGGGGATACAGAGCAAGATAGGAGAAGTGGTATTTGCCTTGAACCAGATCGGGGATATCTGGATCGATTATGCCAGATCTGATACGGAATGCGAGATATACGCGGATGACAGCCTGATCGTGGAAGTACTTGAGAATCTGCTTTCCAACGCTATTCGCTATGCCAGGACAAAGATCCAGGTAATGGATGACTATGATGCGGCCAGCAGCGAGCTGATCCTGGCAGTCAGAGATGATGGGCCGGGATTTGCCAAAGAACAGATGCGAAAGGCGCTCAGGCCTTATTATAAAGAGTATGAAGACGATGCAAAGGATGAACACTTCGGCATAGGGCTCCATATCTGCAGGCAGTTGTGCCGCAAGCACGGCGGAACGCTGGACATTGCCAACAGCGTGGAAGGCGGTGCCATCGCCACAGCATCCTTCTCCTGCAAAAAGGAATCAAGAGAATCTTAA
- a CDS encoding ABC transporter ATP-binding protein has protein sequence MDISIKIEGLNQYYGRKQALKDVNLYIKTGMFGLLGRNGAGKTTLMKVLATLLKKSEGNVSICGIPVEDAREIRRIVGYLPQEFSMYPNMTVYEAMDYLGVLSGMDQKSRKQKIPKLLYKVNLQEDQKKKVKALSGGMKRRLGIAQAILHDPKILIVDEPTAGLDPEERVRFRNLLCEIAKDRIVILSTHIVGDIEATCEDIAVLDEGSLIYQGTVAELTSLAEGKVYMAEISRKELEALKEKYMVTSMLTLGNNVMARFISETRPFESAKPCEAGVEDAYLYLMHGKRGGR, from the coding sequence ATGGATATAAGTATCAAGATAGAAGGCCTGAATCAATATTATGGCAGAAAACAGGCGCTTAAGGATGTGAATCTTTATATCAAGACGGGCATGTTCGGACTGCTTGGAAGGAATGGGGCAGGAAAGACGACCCTTATGAAGGTCCTGGCCACGCTTCTTAAGAAGTCCGAGGGAAATGTATCAATATGTGGCATCCCGGTGGAGGATGCCAGGGAAATCAGACGGATCGTAGGGTATCTGCCCCAGGAATTCTCCATGTATCCGAATATGACGGTATATGAGGCGATGGATTATCTGGGCGTGCTTTCCGGCATGGATCAAAAAAGCAGAAAACAGAAGATTCCAAAACTTTTATATAAGGTAAATCTACAGGAAGACCAGAAGAAAAAAGTAAAAGCATTATCAGGGGGAATGAAGAGACGGCTGGGGATAGCCCAGGCTATCCTGCATGATCCCAAGATACTGATAGTGGATGAGCCTACGGCGGGACTGGACCCTGAGGAGCGTGTCAGGTTCCGCAATCTGCTGTGCGAGATCGCAAAGGATCGGATTGTGATTCTGTCTACGCACATCGTGGGGGATATCGAGGCTACCTGCGAGGACATCGCGGTGCTGGACGAGGGGAGCCTGATCTACCAGGGAACGGTGGCAGAGTTGACCAGTCTGGCAGAAGGAAAGGTATATATGGCGGAAATCAGCAGGAAAGAACTGGAAGCGTTAAAGGAAAAATACATGGTGACCAGCATGCTTACCCTGGGGAATAATGTGATGGCGCGTTTTATATCTGAAACCAGGCCCTTTGAGTCGGCGAAACCTTGCGAGGCAGGGGTGGAGGACGCCTATCTGTATCTGATGCATGGGAAGCGGGGTGGACGATAA
- a CDS encoding ABC transporter permease → MLFKLFMKECSQTVKSLTYWLMVIIMVLFFASQMGQMDMEKAPEKGLEDYGVKPSKDKNIIMSATLGMLAGEYAEGRYTTYPIGFVKSVTLGKEEEAKVGEILKEATGLDKEEIEEKIDEFYENSGGIITSGPVLEPLESLSYGRFEEIMQEVDDMLGGGSSYALDSLGDNGSEPKTYEDAVKEYEELVQKDGYTGGYARLFSDYMVIILGILPVFLAVTRELRDRRANMQELIYVRRSSSMMIIASRYLSMVVMILIPVFALSIQPLAGCVTYAKTAGISVDYLAFAKYIAGWLLPTVMVVTALGMLLTELTDTALAVLVQGAWWFVSIFMGAKTMNGGRYGWNLIPRHNTILNYSGYQEGFSQLLSNRILYASLAVIAVSVTAWIYSQKRKGRMNIRGKISANRKSQSNA, encoded by the coding sequence ATGCTCTTTAAGCTTTTCATGAAAGAATGTTCCCAAACGGTAAAAAGCCTGACTTATTGGCTGATGGTGATCATCATGGTACTGTTTTTCGCCTCCCAGATGGGACAGATGGATATGGAGAAGGCGCCGGAAAAAGGCTTGGAGGATTATGGCGTCAAGCCGAGCAAGGATAAGAATATCATTATGAGCGCAACCTTGGGAATGCTTGCCGGCGAATACGCCGAAGGAAGATACACGACCTATCCCATCGGATTTGTCAAGTCAGTGACGCTTGGCAAGGAAGAAGAGGCGAAAGTAGGAGAGATATTGAAAGAAGCCACGGGGCTTGACAAAGAAGAGATAGAAGAGAAGATAGATGAATTCTATGAAAACAGCGGCGGCATCATTACCTCCGGGCCAGTGCTTGAGCCATTGGAAAGCCTCTCTTACGGGCGGTTTGAAGAGATCATGCAAGAAGTAGATGATATGCTGGGAGGCGGATCATCCTATGCTTTGGATTCGCTCGGAGATAACGGCTCTGAACCTAAGACCTATGAAGATGCGGTGAAAGAGTACGAAGAACTGGTACAAAAGGACGGCTATACCGGAGGCTATGCCCGCCTTTTCAGCGACTACATGGTGATCATTCTGGGAATTCTTCCAGTATTCCTGGCTGTTACCAGGGAACTGCGGGATCGAAGGGCGAATATGCAGGAGCTGATCTATGTCCGAAGGTCCTCTTCCATGATGATCATCGCAAGCAGGTACCTGTCTATGGTCGTGATGATATTGATTCCAGTCTTTGCGTTATCTATACAGCCTTTGGCAGGCTGCGTCACCTATGCAAAAACAGCCGGAATATCGGTGGATTACCTGGCATTTGCAAAGTATATCGCAGGATGGCTGCTGCCCACCGTCATGGTGGTGACGGCGCTTGGCATGCTCTTGACGGAACTGACGGATACTGCGCTTGCAGTGCTGGTACAGGGAGCCTGGTGGTTCGTCTCCATCTTTATGGGGGCGAAGACGATGAACGGAGGAAGGTATGGATGGAATCTGATTCCCAGGCATAATACGATTCTGAATTACAGCGGATACCAGGAGGGGTTCTCGCAGCTGCTGTCTAACAGAATCTTGTATGCATCGCTTGCGGTCATCGCCGTATCCGTGACAGCCTGGATCTATTCGCAGAAAAGGAAAGGGAGGATGAATATTCGTGGAAAGATATCTGCAAATCGGAAAAGTCAATCTAACGCATAA
- a CDS encoding DUF3841 domain-containing protein, which yields MEQKTVNLYTRQNDKTLYQLERNGRIINERIYVELHFGDIAPLFMESYDWFTREAAKKVAKPEDVKAPIWCSISPDNCLKPIPDTVVYVLEVPQDQIIYFDDVKWDYVLNRIYLPKDDEDAAAYKRHLKEIGVENGFEFFEGRYKGMFPEEVERIRASWKRVFEIDNWTIFNVCGNIWEIKKEWVKRIVRPGESVD from the coding sequence ATGGAACAGAAGACCGTGAATCTATATACCCGTCAGAATGATAAGACCCTGTATCAGCTGGAGCGAAATGGCAGGATTATCAATGAAAGGATCTATGTAGAACTGCATTTTGGAGATATCGCCCCCTTATTTATGGAAAGCTACGACTGGTTTACCAGGGAGGCGGCTAAGAAAGTGGCAAAGCCTGAGGATGTAAAGGCCCCGATCTGGTGCTCGATAAGCCCGGATAACTGCTTAAAGCCGATTCCGGATACCGTGGTCTATGTGCTGGAAGTGCCCCAGGATCAGATCATTTACTTTGATGATGTGAAGTGGGATTATGTACTGAACCGTATCTATCTTCCGAAGGATGACGAAGATGCCGCCGCTTATAAGCGGCACCTGAAAGAGATCGGGGTAGAGAATGGGTTTGAATTCTTTGAGGGCAGATACAAGGGCATGTTCCCGGAGGAAGTAGAGCGCATCCGCGCCAGCTGGAAGCGGGTCTTTGAGATCGACAACTGGACCATATTTAACGTCTGCGGCAATATCTGGGAGATTAAGAAGGAATGGGTAAAGCGTATCGTGCGGCCCGGGGAGAGCGTGGACTAG
- a CDS encoding acyltransferase family protein, with protein sequence MPSGNTKKRDYLFDNYKALLIALVVIGHFIELSYKDNEFLYALKWLVVSFHMPAFIFISGYFSKRALSLGILFQKLAIPYIIYEIIYYLVYTFIIHKPTGLYLLYPKFSLWYIQALFFWRLLAPHIRKIPHYMAISILAGLLAGCLDMPDNFLSIPRTLVFFPYFLAGSAFDRSLLVRMRTLKNRMIACAGVAAFACFLAFDPFHRNLSPKIFYGRYNYDYLDQSIIEGVICRVICYGIGFAMTLAVALLMSGRRTFYSYIGTRTMAIYLFHGLAYSYLKGCTDLLRGIDTLSGSLLLILSCLLMTAAFSIPQLTTFTNAVSSLRLPRTLRVRQKDGTGKYAPNLRSI encoded by the coding sequence ATGCCGTCGGGAAATACAAAAAAGCGGGACTATCTATTTGATAATTATAAGGCGCTTCTGATCGCGCTGGTAGTAATCGGACACTTTATCGAACTCAGCTACAAGGATAACGAGTTCCTGTACGCTTTGAAATGGCTGGTAGTGTCTTTCCATATGCCGGCCTTTATCTTCATATCCGGCTATTTTTCAAAACGCGCGCTTTCGCTTGGCATCTTGTTCCAGAAACTTGCCATACCTTATATTATATATGAAATCATCTATTACCTTGTTTACACCTTCATCATCCATAAGCCAACCGGGCTGTACCTGTTATACCCCAAATTCTCCCTGTGGTATATCCAGGCGCTGTTTTTCTGGCGGCTGCTGGCTCCGCATATCCGAAAGATTCCGCATTATATGGCCATTTCCATTCTCGCAGGACTTCTGGCCGGATGCCTTGATATGCCGGACAATTTCTTAAGCATTCCGCGTACCCTGGTATTTTTCCCTTACTTCCTGGCAGGGTCGGCATTTGACCGAAGCCTGCTTGTAAGAATGCGCACTCTGAAAAACCGGATGATCGCATGCGCAGGCGTTGCTGCCTTTGCATGCTTTCTGGCTTTTGACCCTTTCCATAGGAATCTTTCTCCCAAAATCTTCTATGGAAGATATAACTATGATTATCTGGATCAGAGTATTATCGAAGGCGTCATCTGCCGGGTAATCTGCTATGGCATCGGCTTTGCCATGACGCTGGCGGTGGCATTGCTGATGTCTGGCCGCCGGACATTCTATTCCTATATCGGAACCCGGACCATGGCGATCTATCTGTTCCATGGCCTGGCCTACTCCTATCTGAAAGGCTGCACGGACCTGCTAAGGGGGATCGATACGCTAAGCGGCTCTCTTCTGCTGATCCTGTCCTGCCTGCTTATGACCGCTGCTTTTTCCATCCCGCAGCTGACTACTTTTACAAATGCAGTCTCTTCTCTTAGGCTGCCTCGTACTCTGCGCGTCCGCCAGAAGGATGGGACCGGGAAATACGCGCCAAACCTGCGTTCCATCTAG
- a CDS encoding IMP cyclohydrolase yields the protein MERLSIEKELQGNSYPGRGIIIGRSADGTKAVTAYFIMGRSVNSRNRIFVEDGEGIRTQAFDPSKLTDPSLIIYAPVRVLGNKTIVTNGDQTDTIYEGMDKQMTFEQSLRSREFEPDGPNYTPRISGIMHIENGTYNYAMSILKSNNGSPDSCNRYTFAYENPAAGEGHFIHTYKCDGDPLPSFEGEPKLIAVPDDIDAFTDTLWSSLNEDNKVSLFVRYIDIASGTCATRIVNKNQ from the coding sequence ATGGAAAGGTTATCAATTGAGAAAGAACTGCAGGGAAATTCATATCCGGGACGCGGGATTATCATAGGCAGGAGCGCTGACGGGACCAAGGCCGTAACCGCTTATTTTATTATGGGAAGAAGCGTTAACAGCCGCAACCGAATCTTTGTGGAGGATGGGGAAGGCATCCGCACGCAGGCATTTGATCCGTCAAAACTGACTGATCCGAGCCTGATCATCTATGCGCCGGTGCGCGTGCTTGGCAATAAGACAATTGTAACAAATGGAGACCAGACGGATACCATCTATGAGGGAATGGACAAGCAGATGACATTTGAACAGTCCTTAAGAAGCAGGGAGTTTGAGCCGGACGGCCCCAACTATACGCCAAGGATTTCGGGAATCATGCATATCGAGAATGGCACATACAACTATGCGATGTCCATCTTAAAGAGCAATAATGGCAGTCCGGACAGCTGTAACCGCTATACGTTCGCTTATGAGAACCCGGCAGCAGGCGAAGGGCATTTTATCCATACATACAAGTGCGACGGCGACCCGCTGCCAAGTTTTGAGGGTGAGCCGAAACTGATCGCGGTTCCGGATGATATAGATGCATTTACAGATACATTGTGGAGCAGTCTGAATGAAGACAATAAGGTGTCTCTGTTCGTCCGCTACATTGATATCGCTTCTGGTACATGTGCGACCAGGATTGTAAATAAGAACCAGTAA
- a CDS encoding phosphoribosylaminoimidazolecarboxamide formyltransferase encodes MKELELKYGCNPNQKPSRIYMAGGGELPIQVLCGRPGYINFLDAFNGWQLVSELKKATGLPAATSFKHVSPAGAAVGLPLSDTLAKIYWVDDLGELSPLACAYARARGADRMSSFGDFISLSDVCDVDTARLIKREVSDGVIAPGYEPKALELLKQKKNGNYNVIQIDPDYVPEPLEHKDVFGITFEQGRNELKIDDEFFSNIVTDNKELTEQAKIDLAISMITLKYTQSNSVCFVKDGQAIGIGAGQQSRIHCTRLAGTKADNWWLRQSPQVMNLPFVDSIRRADRDNAIDLYIGDDYMDVLADDAWPAIFKEKPEVFSREAKREWLDKMTDVALGSDAFFPFGDNIDRAHKSGVKYVAQPGGSVRDDNVIATCNKYGMVMSFTGIRLFHH; translated from the coding sequence ATGAAAGAATTAGAGTTGAAATATGGCTGCAATCCAAATCAGAAGCCATCCAGGATCTATATGGCAGGCGGCGGGGAACTTCCCATCCAGGTATTATGCGGAAGGCCGGGATATATTAACTTCCTGGACGCGTTTAATGGGTGGCAGCTGGTAAGCGAGCTTAAGAAAGCCACGGGACTTCCGGCAGCAACCTCCTTCAAGCATGTATCCCCGGCGGGTGCGGCCGTAGGACTGCCGCTTAGCGATACGCTGGCAAAGATCTACTGGGTGGATGATCTGGGAGAATTGTCCCCGCTTGCCTGTGCATATGCAAGAGCAAGGGGAGCAGACCGCATGTCTTCATTCGGAGATTTCATCTCCTTATCCGATGTGTGCGATGTGGACACGGCCAGGCTGATCAAGCGCGAGGTATCCGATGGCGTCATTGCGCCAGGATATGAGCCGAAGGCTCTCGAACTTCTGAAGCAGAAAAAGAATGGCAATTACAATGTCATCCAGATTGATCCGGATTATGTGCCGGAGCCGCTGGAGCACAAGGATGTGTTTGGCATTACGTTCGAGCAGGGGAGAAATGAACTGAAGATCGATGACGAATTCTTCTCCAATATCGTGACGGATAACAAGGAACTGACAGAGCAGGCTAAGATTGATCTTGCCATCTCTATGATCACATTAAAATACACCCAGTCCAATTCCGTATGCTTCGTAAAAGACGGACAGGCGATCGGCATCGGCGCAGGGCAGCAGTCCAGAATTCACTGCACGCGCCTGGCAGGTACCAAGGCTGACAACTGGTGGCTGAGACAGTCCCCACAGGTTATGAACCTTCCATTCGTGGATTCCATTCGCCGTGCTGACCGGGACAATGCGATTGATCTTTATATCGGTGACGATTATATGGATGTCCTGGCAGATGACGCATGGCCGGCAATCTTCAAAGAGAAGCCGGAAGTATTCTCTAGGGAAGCAAAGAGAGAATGGCTTGACAAGATGACGGATGTGGCCCTTGGCTCAGACGCATTCTTCCCATTTGGCGACAACATTGATCGCGCGCATAAGAGCGGCGTAAAGTATGTCGCGCAGCCGGGCGGCTCTGTGAGAGACGACAATGTGATCGCAACCTGTAATAAGTATGGAATGGTGATGTCCTTTACGGGAATCCGGCTGTTCCATCATTAG
- a CDS encoding manganese efflux pump MntP family protein — MSIAEILVISIGLSIDVFVAVAYLGAGFSKIRARNLAGLSLLFGGMQLGGLIIGNLVTLLPAVPTDHSKKVADGWEGITVLIFAGLGIYMICKGVKREQVLERRKDAIEWKTTTALALVTSIDAFMAGVGMGFLDTEVIAQAITLFPVTVLQVILGVYAGYRLGLKHNRHAYWIGGAMLLLASADVVIHYYI; from the coding sequence ATGTCCATAGCAGAGATTCTGGTTATCTCCATCGGCCTATCCATTGATGTATTTGTGGCGGTGGCATATCTTGGGGCGGGCTTTTCTAAGATCCGTGCGAGAAATTTGGCCGGACTTAGCCTTTTATTTGGCGGGATGCAGCTTGGAGGCCTGATTATCGGCAATCTGGTCACTTTGCTTCCGGCAGTTCCGACAGACCACTCGAAGAAAGTGGCTGATGGCTGGGAAGGAATAACGGTACTAATCTTTGCAGGACTTGGAATCTATATGATATGCAAGGGCGTGAAAAGGGAACAGGTCCTGGAACGCCGGAAAGACGCGATCGAATGGAAGACGACGACGGCCCTGGCTCTGGTGACCAGCATAGATGCATTTATGGCAGGCGTAGGGATGGGATTTTTGGATACGGAGGTGATTGCCCAGGCGATCACACTATTTCCGGTGACAGTCCTGCAGGTTATTTTGGGCGTATATGCAGGGTACAGGCTTGGCCTGAAGCACAACAGGCATGCATACTGGATTGGAGGAGCAATGCTTCTTTTGGCCAGCGCGGACGTAGTAATCCACTATTATATATAG
- a CDS encoding radical SAM protein: protein MSTLSHKAARGAYGTAIDMVLRHMNKDREKGMLQLVDLTERYMGSHFDSKNYEAARRMIKDPESKWMKYINRLLDEVDPYVIRQSALNLGYEAGLYGTKTIREMRKKYDCNIPWLILMDPTSACNLHCTGCWAAEYGNRLNLTFDELDGIITQGKELGIYFYMYTGGEPLVRKADIIKLCEKHNDCAFHAFTNGTLVDEAFCEDMRRVGNLSLSISLEGFEEVNDFRRGNGVFDKVMHAMDLLKQSGQIFGTSICYTSKNIDTVTSDEFLDLIIEKGCRFTWYFHYMPVGNDAAPELLPTKEQREYMYHRIREIRAMEGGKPIYAMDFQNDGEFVGGCIAGGRNYCHINPNGDVEPCVFIHYSSANIREVSLLDALRQPLFMAYRDNQPFNGNHLRPCPMLENPEILMRMVKETGAKSTDLKSPETVEHLCGKCHEYAENWKETAEKIWEENPHHKMNYENYKQSHKSAS from the coding sequence ATGAGCACATTATCACACAAAGCGGCAAGAGGCGCGTATGGAACCGCGATCGACATGGTCTTAAGGCACATGAATAAGGACAGGGAAAAAGGAATGCTTCAACTGGTGGATCTGACAGAACGCTATATGGGCAGCCATTTTGACAGCAAGAATTATGAGGCAGCCAGGCGTATGATAAAGGATCCTGAGAGTAAATGGATGAAGTATATCAACCGTCTGCTGGACGAGGTAGATCCCTACGTCATCCGCCAGTCAGCCCTGAATCTTGGCTATGAAGCAGGACTTTATGGCACCAAGACCATACGGGAGATGAGAAAAAAGTATGACTGCAATATCCCATGGCTGATTCTGATGGACCCCACCAGCGCCTGCAACCTGCATTGCACCGGATGCTGGGCAGCAGAATATGGCAACAGGCTGAATCTCACATTCGATGAATTGGATGGGATCATTACCCAGGGCAAAGAACTGGGGATCTATTTCTATATGTATACCGGCGGAGAGCCGCTGGTACGTAAAGCCGATATTATAAAACTATGTGAGAAGCATAATGACTGTGCCTTCCACGCATTTACCAATGGGACGCTGGTAGACGAGGCGTTTTGCGAGGATATGAGAAGAGTGGGGAATCTTTCCTTGTCTATCAGCCTGGAAGGCTTTGAAGAAGTCAATGATTTTCGTAGAGGGAACGGGGTATTTGACAAGGTAATGCATGCCATGGATCTGCTAAAGCAGTCCGGACAGATATTCGGGACATCCATCTGCTATACGAGCAAGAATATTGATACGGTGACTTCGGATGAATTCCTGGATCTGATTATAGAAAAAGGCTGCCGGTTTACCTGGTATTTCCATTATATGCCGGTGGGAAACGATGCGGCGCCGGAACTTCTTCCAACGAAGGAGCAGAGAGAGTACATGTACCACAGGATACGGGAAATCCGGGCAATGGAAGGCGGCAAGCCAATCTATGCCATGGACTTCCAGAATGATGGAGAGTTTGTAGGCGGCTGCATTGCAGGCGGACGGAACTATTGCCATATCAATCCCAACGGCGATGTGGAGCCGTGCGTATTCATCCATTATTCCAGCGCGAATATCAGGGAAGTCTCTCTGCTGGATGCGCTCAGGCAGCCCTTGTTTATGGCATACAGGGATAATCAGCCATTCAACGGCAATCATTTGCGGCCATGCCCGATGCTTGAGAATCCCGAGATCCTGATGCGTATGGTAAAGGAGACAGGCGCAAAGTCTACGGACCTTAAGTCCCCTGAGACGGTGGAGCATCTGTGCGGCAAATGTCATGAGTATGCCGAAAACTGGAAGGAAACTGCCGAGAAGATATGGGAAGAGAATCCTCATCATAAGATGAATTATGAAAATTACAAGCAGAGCCATAAGTCGGCAAGCTGA
- a CDS encoding lysylphosphatidylglycerol synthase transmembrane domain-containing protein — MKKNNWWKIIFIVIVLIILCLLFGDSFSSIQKEISDTTGQTLLGICLCGVFYNLSEGLVYVWLARRHQNDFHYRDGIACSYYTAFYRTVTLGSGTAAATVYFLFKKGIQVPEGVAICAVQYVLQRIAVAVFGGLGFFFCGAYMNRWFGEYRMELILGYGLTAVFCLILILACVSGRFHRTLAWLGRKADRKHKYENKIMQMEGKGMLLRQETVNLIKDRRDIILVMLMELAKLGCWYVIPYMILHPAGSGIFETACVTSLILMLAGIIPAPGGLGSTEGVFILLFSRIAGGVEAASAMLLYRFATYMVPCALGGICVIIFHKYWKANGDKG, encoded by the coding sequence TTGAAGAAAAATAACTGGTGGAAAATCATATTCATTGTAATAGTCCTCATCATCCTCTGTCTGTTATTTGGAGATTCCTTCTCTTCTATACAAAAGGAAATATCGGATACGACAGGGCAGACGTTGCTTGGAATCTGCCTTTGCGGCGTATTCTATAACCTTTCGGAGGGACTGGTATACGTCTGGCTTGCCAGAAGGCATCAGAATGATTTTCATTATAGGGACGGCATCGCCTGCTCGTACTATACTGCGTTTTACCGTACGGTTACCCTTGGAAGCGGGACGGCGGCAGCGACAGTATATTTTTTATTTAAGAAAGGGATTCAGGTGCCGGAAGGGGTTGCCATCTGTGCAGTCCAATATGTATTGCAGAGGATTGCGGTGGCTGTGTTTGGAGGGCTGGGCTTTTTCTTCTGCGGCGCCTATATGAACCGCTGGTTTGGGGAATACCGCATGGAACTGATTCTGGGCTATGGCCTGACTGCCGTCTTCTGTCTGATCCTGATACTGGCCTGCGTATCCGGACGGTTCCACCGTACGCTGGCATGGCTGGGAAGAAAAGCAGACAGAAAGCACAAATATGAAAATAAGATTATGCAGATGGAAGGCAAAGGCATGCTTCTAAGGCAGGAGACGGTGAACCTTATAAAAGACAGGAGGGATATAATCCTGGTAATGCTGATGGAACTGGCAAAACTGGGCTGCTGGTACGTGATTCCGTATATGATCCTGCACCCTGCGGGTTCGGGGATTTTTGAGACAGCCTGCGTCACTTCGCTAATATTGATGCTGGCGGGCATTATTCCCGCGCCTGGCGGGCTTGGCAGCACGGAAGGGGTGTTCATCCTGCTGTTTTCCAGGATCGCAGGAGGCGTCGAGGCGGCTTCCGCCATGCTGCTCTACCGGTTCGCGACCTATATGGTTCCTTGTGCGCTTGGCGGCATCTGTGTTATAATATTCCATAAATACTGGAAGGCAAATGGTGACAAAGGGTGA